In Pseudomonas sp. FP1742, the DNA window CCTGCGCCCCCTGACAGAACAATAAGAGGGTTTGCAATGAAATTAGCCATTGTTACGGCCTGCCCGAACGGCATGGTCACCAGTGTGCTGTGCGCTCGTCTGCTCGACGCAGCGGCCCAGCGTCAGGGCTGGAGCACCAGTGTCGAAGTCGTTGACGCAGCCCATCCGGAACGCCAGCTGTCGGCCGCGACCATCGAAGCCGCCGAGTGGGTGTTGCTGGTCACTAGCGCGCCTGTGGATATGTCGCGGTTCGTCGGTAAACGTGTGTTCCAGAGCACCCCGGCCCAGGCCCTGCAAGATGTCGAGGCGGTGCTGCGTCGTGGGGTAGAAGAGGCCGAGGTTTACGTCGCGCCCAAAGCCGCCGCCGAACCGGCTGCCGTGGTTAAAAATGCGCCACGGCTGGTGGCCGTCACTGCGTGCCCGACTGGCGTCGCCCACACCTTCATGGCCGCCGAAGCCTTGCAGCAAGCGGCCAAGCGTCTGGGCTACGACCTGCAAGTGGAAACCCAGGGCTCGGTCGGTGCGCGCAATCCGCTTAGCGCAGAGGCGATTGCCGATGCCGACGTGGTGCTGCTGGCGGCCGACATCGAAGTCGCCACCGAGCGTTTCGCCGGCAAGAAAATCTATCGCTGCGGCACCGGCATCGCCCTGAAACAGGCCGAAGCGACGCTGAACAAAGCCCTGGCCGAAGGCAAGCAGGAAAGCGCCGCGACCGGTGCCAAAGGCCCGGCCAAGCAAGAGAAGACCGGCATCTACAAGCACCTGTTGACCGGTGTGTCGTACATGTTGCCGATGGTGGTGGCGGGCGGTCTGATGATCGCCTTGTCCTTCGTGTTCGGCATCACCGCGTTCAAGGAGCAAGGCACGCTGGCGGCGGCGCTGATGCAGATCGGCGGCGAGACCGCGTTCAAACTGATGGTGCCGCTGCTGGCGGGTTACATCGCCTACTCGATCGCCGACCGCCCGGGCCTGGCGCCGGGGATGATCGGTGGTTTGCTGGCCAGCACCTTGGGCGCCGGTTTCATCGGCGGGATCATTGCCGGTTTCATCGCCGGTTATGCGGCCCAGGCGATCAATCGCTATGCGCGTTTGCCGCAGAGCCTTGAGGCGCTGAAACCGATCCTGATCATCCCGTTGCTGGCGAGCTTGTTCACCGGTCTGGTGATGATCTATGTGGTCGGCAAACCGGTGGCCGGGATGCTCGCGGGGCTCACCCACTTCCTCGACAGCATGGGCACTACCAACGCGATTCTGCTCGGTGTGCTGCTGGGCGGGATGATGTGCGTCGACCTCGGCGGGCCGATCAACAAAGCGGCTTACGCGTTTTCGGTGGGGCTGCTGGCGTCGCAGAGTTATGCACCGATGGCCGCGACCATGGCCGCCGGCATGGTGCCACCGATTGGCTTGGGTATCGCCACGTTCATTGCCCGGCGCAAGTTCGCCCAGACGGAACGCGAGGCCGGTAAAGCGGCGCTGGTGCTGGGGCTGTGCTTTATCTCCGAAGGGGCGATTCCGTTCGCGGCCAAAGATCCGCTGCGGGTAATTCCGGCGAGCATCGCTGGCGGCGCGTTGACCGGCGCGTTGTCGATGTACTTCGGCTGCAAACTGATGGCGCCCCACGGTGGCTTGTTCGTGATGCTGATTCCGAATGCGATCAACCATGCGCTGTTGTATCTGCTGGCGATCGTGGCCGGGAGTTTGCTGACGGCGGTGGCGTATGCGCTGCTCAAGCGGCCGGAAACAGTGGAACTGGCGCTGGAACCGGCCAACGCCTAAAGACAAAAGACGCCAAACCCTGTGGGAGCGGGCTTGCTCGCGAAAGTGGTCTGACAGTCAGCATTAATGTTGAATGTTAAACCGTCTTCGCGAGCAAGCCCGCTCCCACAAGGGATCTGCAGCATCGGCAGACTTTTGTGTCATGCCGCAGTCATACAGCCATGCTTTAGTTTCCCTTTTTCAGGGAGAGCACCATGAGCGAATTCGACCTCGGCCGCCGTCGTGTCATGCAAGCCGTGGGTGCCGGGTTGTTGCTGCCCGGCCTGGCCCCGGCAGTGATCGCTTCGGTCAAGGATCGGCCGCAACTCACCGATGGCGTGCAGTCCGGCGACTTGCTGGGCGACCGGGCGATGATCTGGAGCCGTAGCGACCGCGCGGCGCGGATGGTGGTGGAATGGGACACCCGCAGCCTGTTCAGCAACCCGCGTCGATTCGTCTCGCCGTTGGCCGATGCCCGTACTGACTTCACCGCCCGGGTCGAACTCACCGGCCTGCCCGCTGATCAGGCGATTTTCTACCGTGTGACGTTCGAAGACGCCCAGAGCGGTGTCGCCAGTGAACCCTGGTTCGGCCATCTGCGCAGTGTGCCCGGCGCTCGGCGGGATATTCGGTTCGTCTGGAGTGGCGACACGGTCGGCCAGGGCTTCGGCATCAACCCGGACATCGGCGGCATGCGCATTTACGAAGCCATGCGTCTGCGCCTGCCGGACTTCTTTATCCACAGCGGCGACACCATCTACGCCGACGGCCCGGTGCCGGCGCAACTGACCACCGAAAGCGGCCGGGTATGGCGCAACATCACCAGCGAAGCCAAGAGCAAAGTCGCCGAAACCCTCGACGACTATCGCGGCAATTACCGCTACAACCTGATGGACGAAAACATCCGCCGCTTCAATGCCGAAGTGCCGCAGATCTGGCAGTGGGACGACCACGAAGTGGTAAACAACTGGTCGCCGGGCAAGCAACTGGATGATCGCTACAAGAGCAAAGATATCCACAGCCTGGTGGGCCGCGCGCGGCAGGCCTGGCTGGAATATGCGCCGATGCGTTTACAGAGCGCCGACGGTGGTGGGCGGATTTATCGCAAGCTGAGTTACGGGCCGATGCTTGATGTGTTCGTGCTCGACATGCGCAGCTATCGCGGTGCCAACGACGACAACCTCGGTGCCGCCAAGCCGTTTCTCGGTCGCGAACAATTGGACTGGCTCAAACGTGAATTGAAAGGCTCCCAGGCTCAATGGAAAGTCATCGCCGCCGACATGCCTATCGGCCTCGGCGTACCCGACGGCGAAGTCAGCCCCGGTGTGGCGCGTTGGGAAGCGGTGGCCAACGGTGATCCGGGCCCGGCTCAGGGCCGTGAACTGGAGATCGCTGAATTGCTCGGCTTTCTGCGGGCGCAGCAGGTGCGCAATTTCGTCTGGCTCACGGCGGATGTGCATTACTGCGCGGCGCACCATTACCACCCCGACCGCGCGGCGTTCCAGGACTTCGAGCCGTTCTGGGAGTTTGTCGCGGGGCCATTGAATGCGGGGAGCTTCGGGCCGAATACGCTGGATAAAACCTTCGGGCCCGAAGTGGTGTTCCAGAAGGCACCACCGGCGCAGAACACCTCACCGTTTGCCGGGTTTCAGTTTTTTGGCGAGGTGAATATCAATGGGCAGACTGGGGAGTTGGGCGTTGTGCTGCGGGATCTGGATGGGGTGGGAGTGTTTGAGCGTAAGTTGCAGCCGGTTTGAGGCTGGCAACAATCGTTTGAGCGAACACCGGACGAATGTGGGAGCGGGCTTGCTCGCGAAGGCGGCATAACAGTCGACATTTATGTTGAATGTTAGTCAGCCTTCGCGAGCAAGCCCGCTCCCACATTGGATGTGTGGTGTCAGTAGACGTCGCGGCGGTAGCGGCCTTGTTCGATCAGGCGCTCGACTTCATCCGCGCCGAGGATTTCATTGAGCACTTGGTCCACTCCTGAGGCCATCCCTTGCAAGCTGCCGCAGATGTAAATCACCGCGCCATCGGCGAGCCATTTCTTCAACTCACCGGCAGCTTCGCGCAGGCGATCCTGCACATAGATTTTCTCGGCCTGATCGCGGGAAAACGCCAGGTCCAGACGCGTCAGATCGCCGTTGATCAACCACTCTTCAAGCTCAGCACGGCACAGGTAATCGTGTTCCCGATTACGTTCGCCGAACAGCAACCAATGACGCTGCTGTCCGTCGGCAATCCGTGCCTTGAGCAAGCTGCGCAGCCCGGCCAACCCGGTGCCGTTGCCCAGCAAGATCATCGGCACCGGTTCGTTCGGCAGATGGAAGCCACTGTTGCGCCGTACCCGCAGGCTGACGTGACTGCCCACAGGCACGTGTTCGGTCAACCAGCCGGAGCCGATGCCCAGGCTGCCGTCGGGGTGCAATTCCTGACGCACGATCAACTCCAGCACACCGTCGGCGGCGATCGAGGCGATGGAGTATTCGCGCATGGCCAGCGGCACCAGGGCGTCCGCCAGCGCTTGTGCGTGCAGGCCGACCAGATGGGCGCGGTTCTCGGGCAGTTGGCGGCTGGCCAGGGCTTGTTCCAGTGATTGCGACAGGCCATCGAGCTCAACCGTGGCGCGACCGTCAATCCCCAGGCCATCGAGGAAATGTTCGATCGCCCAGGCACCATTGCGCGGCAGCACTTCCACCAGATCCCCGGCCAGCCAACTGCTGGTGCTGGGAGCGGCGAGGCCGAGCAAGTACACGGGAGCACCACTGCTGTCGGGGTTCATCAGCTCGCGACGGGTGAGGGTCCAGTTGTCGTAGCTGGGCGCTTTCCAGGTGTCGAGCGGTGCCTGACCCGTCAACAGGCCGAGTTGTTGTTGCCAGTGACGCAAGGCATAAGGGTCGCCGCTGTCGACTTCCACCGGGGCGAACAAGGTCTTGCCGCCGTGTTCGCCGAGCCAGGTGTGCAGGCGGCGGGCGAAGCCGCAGAAGTGTTGATACTGGCGGTCGCCGAGGCCGAGTACGGCATAGTTGAGGCTTTCGAGGCTCAGCGTACGCCCCAGCACTTTGCGTTCGAAACCGCGGGCGCTGTCTGGCGCTTCGCCGTCACCGAAGGTGCTGACCACAAACAGTGCGTTGCTGGAATCTCGCAGGTCCTGTTCGCTGACATCCGCCAACGGTTGAACCTTCACCGGTAACCCGGCGGCCTGCAATTGCCCGGCAGTCTGCCAGGCCAGTTGTTCCGCGAACCCGCTCTGGCTGGCGAAGCCGACCAACCATGAGGGCGCATTACTCTGCGGTTGTACGAGGTCTTTGCGGGCGTCCTTGATCTGACGTTTCTTGCGTCGACGGTCCAGGTACAGCAACCAGCCCGTGACAAAAAACAGCGGCATGCTCAGCGCGGCGATGGTCAGGATAATCCGCCCGACTATCCCGAAATAACTGCCGACGTGCAGCGCATAGATACTGGTCAGCAACTGCGCCTTGAGGCTCTTGTCGCTGTAACGGTCATGATGGCTGACGATGCCCGTCGCCGGATCGAGGATGATCTGGTTCCGCGCCTGGTCGTGGGGCGAGTCTTTCAGCAGGTAGAACACGGTGGTCGGGTGCCCGGCCACTGGCGGCATCCGAACGTTGTAGGACGAAAGGCCAGGGCCGGCGGCGCTGTAGATGCTGCTCCACATCGCCGCGTAGTCAGCGGTGGGGGCCGGGCCGCTTGGCGCGGGGCCGCGACCACTGCGGACCCGCTCGTTTTGCGGCGAGTCGGAAAGCAGCCTGGTCAGACCCTTGTTGTACCACTCGTAGGACCAGGACAACCCGGTCAGCGCCGCCAAAAGATAGAACACCAGGCACCAGGTACCGGCCACCGAGTGCAGGTCCCAGTTGAAGCTGCGACCCTTTTTCTTCCAGTCCAGCGTCAGCCAGGCGCGCCAGTTTTTCCACTGGCGCGGCCAGCGCAGGTACAGGCCGGACAGGCAGAAGAACAGCAGAATCAGCGTACAGGCGCCGGTGATCTGCCGGCCGGTATCGCCCATGGCGAGGAAGCGGTGAAGTTGCAGCATCAGGGCGAAGAAGTCCTGACCGGTTACCTCGCCCATGAACTCGGCGGTGTACGGGTCGAAGTAGCGCATCTGCCCGCGACGTTCGCCGGGCGGCGCCGTGAAGACCACCCGCGCGGCGTTGCCGCTGTCGGTTTCGACCCAGAGCATCGAGACTTTCTTGCCCGAAGCCCCTTCGATTTTTTCCACCAGTTCGGCCGGTGGCAATACGCCGGAGATCTGCTTCTCGACATGCAGTACAGAGGGGTTCAACGCCCGCAGGATTTCATCCTGAAACGATACGGCCGCCCCGGTAATGCCCATCAGGGCCAGGACCAGTCCGGCGCTGATGCCGAAAAACCAGTGCAACTGGAACAGGGATTTCTTCAACACGTCGCTCGCCTTGTTCGTTCAAAAGTCATCACGGCGCGCATTATGCCGTGAGTTGTCGAGAAGCATTCTTTTTTACACACAAAAGCCCCGTTCACTTCGATGAACGGGGCTTTGACCTCCGCACTTCTGTTATCAGAAGTGGAAGTTGGTACTCAGCAGGGCA includes these proteins:
- a CDS encoding PTS fructose-like transporter subunit IIB; translated protein: MKLAIVTACPNGMVTSVLCARLLDAAAQRQGWSTSVEVVDAAHPERQLSAATIEAAEWVLLVTSAPVDMSRFVGKRVFQSTPAQALQDVEAVLRRGVEEAEVYVAPKAAAEPAAVVKNAPRLVAVTACPTGVAHTFMAAEALQQAAKRLGYDLQVETQGSVGARNPLSAEAIADADVVLLAADIEVATERFAGKKIYRCGTGIALKQAEATLNKALAEGKQESAATGAKGPAKQEKTGIYKHLLTGVSYMLPMVVAGGLMIALSFVFGITAFKEQGTLAAALMQIGGETAFKLMVPLLAGYIAYSIADRPGLAPGMIGGLLASTLGAGFIGGIIAGFIAGYAAQAINRYARLPQSLEALKPILIIPLLASLFTGLVMIYVVGKPVAGMLAGLTHFLDSMGTTNAILLGVLLGGMMCVDLGGPINKAAYAFSVGLLASQSYAPMAATMAAGMVPPIGLGIATFIARRKFAQTEREAGKAALVLGLCFISEGAIPFAAKDPLRVIPASIAGGALTGALSMYFGCKLMAPHGGLFVMLIPNAINHALLYLLAIVAGSLLTAVAYALLKRPETVELALEPANA
- a CDS encoding alkaline phosphatase, encoding MSEFDLGRRRVMQAVGAGLLLPGLAPAVIASVKDRPQLTDGVQSGDLLGDRAMIWSRSDRAARMVVEWDTRSLFSNPRRFVSPLADARTDFTARVELTGLPADQAIFYRVTFEDAQSGVASEPWFGHLRSVPGARRDIRFVWSGDTVGQGFGINPDIGGMRIYEAMRLRLPDFFIHSGDTIYADGPVPAQLTTESGRVWRNITSEAKSKVAETLDDYRGNYRYNLMDENIRRFNAEVPQIWQWDDHEVVNNWSPGKQLDDRYKSKDIHSLVGRARQAWLEYAPMRLQSADGGGRIYRKLSYGPMLDVFVLDMRSYRGANDDNLGAAKPFLGREQLDWLKRELKGSQAQWKVIAADMPIGLGVPDGEVSPGVARWEAVANGDPGPAQGRELEIAELLGFLRAQQVRNFVWLTADVHYCAAHHYHPDRAAFQDFEPFWEFVAGPLNAGSFGPNTLDKTFGPEVVFQKAPPAQNTSPFAGFQFFGEVNINGQTGELGVVLRDLDGVGVFERKLQPV
- a CDS encoding sulfite reductase flavoprotein subunit alpha, which encodes MLKKSLFQLHWFFGISAGLVLALMGITGAAVSFQDEILRALNPSVLHVEKQISGVLPPAELVEKIEGASGKKVSMLWVETDSGNAARVVFTAPPGERRGQMRYFDPYTAEFMGEVTGQDFFALMLQLHRFLAMGDTGRQITGACTLILLFFCLSGLYLRWPRQWKNWRAWLTLDWKKKGRSFNWDLHSVAGTWCLVFYLLAALTGLSWSYEWYNKGLTRLLSDSPQNERVRSGRGPAPSGPAPTADYAAMWSSIYSAAGPGLSSYNVRMPPVAGHPTTVFYLLKDSPHDQARNQIILDPATGIVSHHDRYSDKSLKAQLLTSIYALHVGSYFGIVGRIILTIAALSMPLFFVTGWLLYLDRRRKKRQIKDARKDLVQPQSNAPSWLVGFASQSGFAEQLAWQTAGQLQAAGLPVKVQPLADVSEQDLRDSSNALFVVSTFGDGEAPDSARGFERKVLGRTLSLESLNYAVLGLGDRQYQHFCGFARRLHTWLGEHGGKTLFAPVEVDSGDPYALRHWQQQLGLLTGQAPLDTWKAPSYDNWTLTRRELMNPDSSGAPVYLLGLAAPSTSSWLAGDLVEVLPRNGAWAIEHFLDGLGIDGRATVELDGLSQSLEQALASRQLPENRAHLVGLHAQALADALVPLAMREYSIASIAADGVLELIVRQELHPDGSLGIGSGWLTEHVPVGSHVSLRVRRNSGFHLPNEPVPMILLGNGTGLAGLRSLLKARIADGQQRHWLLFGERNREHDYLCRAELEEWLINGDLTRLDLAFSRDQAEKIYVQDRLREAAGELKKWLADGAVIYICGSLQGMASGVDQVLNEILGADEVERLIEQGRYRRDVY